One Kineosporia corallincola DNA window includes the following coding sequences:
- a CDS encoding helix-turn-helix domain-containing protein, with protein sequence MIEETRQVAQDSRGIIEPAAFLRRHRLNRYPAGPALDGLISWFWVVTWSLPPGVTHTQELLTHPCANLYVSPPEPTVDDAHPAPPVAELEGVVLNRSSRRMAGEGVCVAAMTTPGGLGAFLPGPAGEYNDRVVPLGTALNTDDARLVAGIQQEGDEPGKVAVLRSALENAVRPERAETARQVAAVARHAETDRDLRRVEQLARRAGVSARTLQRMFAEYAGVSPTWVLRRYRLLDAAEAVRHGERVRWALVATELGYSDQAHLVRDFSAAIGSTPAAYAGAQAG encoded by the coding sequence TTGATTGAAGAAACACGCCAGGTCGCACAGGACAGCCGGGGCATCATCGAACCGGCTGCCTTCCTGCGTCGCCACCGCCTCAACCGTTACCCGGCCGGCCCCGCGCTCGACGGCCTGATCAGCTGGTTCTGGGTGGTCACCTGGTCGCTGCCGCCCGGCGTCACGCACACCCAGGAACTCCTGACGCACCCCTGCGCCAATCTCTACGTCAGTCCGCCCGAGCCAACGGTGGACGACGCACACCCCGCCCCTCCCGTGGCCGAGCTCGAAGGTGTCGTGCTGAACCGGTCGAGCCGCCGGATGGCCGGCGAGGGCGTCTGTGTGGCCGCGATGACCACACCGGGTGGGCTCGGCGCGTTCCTTCCGGGCCCGGCGGGCGAGTACAACGACCGCGTGGTCCCGCTCGGAACGGCCCTGAACACCGACGACGCCCGTCTGGTGGCGGGCATCCAGCAGGAGGGTGACGAGCCCGGCAAGGTCGCCGTCCTCCGTTCCGCCCTGGAGAACGCCGTGAGGCCGGAACGGGCCGAGACGGCCCGGCAGGTCGCGGCCGTCGCGCGGCACGCGGAGACGGACCGCGACCTGCGCCGGGTGGAGCAGCTGGCGCGACGGGCCGGGGTGAGCGCGCGCACCCTGCAACGGATGTTCGCCGAGTACGCCGGGGTGTCGCCGACCTGGGTGCTGCGCCGTTACCGCCTTCTCGACGCTGCCGAGGCGGTGCGGCACGGTGAGCGGGTGCGATGGGCCCTGGTCGCCACCGAACTCGGTTACAGCGACCAGGCCCATCTGGTGCGGGATTTCAGTGCGGCGATCGGGAGCACCCCGGCCGCCTACGCCGGCGCCCAGGCCGGCTGA